The following proteins come from a genomic window of Anopheles ziemanni chromosome 3, idAnoZiCoDA_A2_x.2, whole genome shotgun sequence:
- the LOC131287117 gene encoding enhancer of split mbeta protein-like yields the protein MDYANMVSESSLNGKLQSSLEPVSRTYQYRKVMKPMLERKRRARINRCLDELKELMVSALQSEGENVAKLEKADILELTVRHLHKLRRQQRLAANPVIDADRFRAGFTHAANEVSRCLASTPGVDIKLGTKLMTHLGHRLNDLDKVSPLSVHVESPGSPTPGGAPTTASPPISPFSAASSSAGDVQMYPMPLTPQSYRSEESSSLLLAPSTTPSPNPSECDADHHHHQTGGLLKIQQSGEPVWRPW from the coding sequence atggaTTACGCAAACATGGTGTCGGAGTCGAGCCTGAACGGTAAACTACAGTCCTCGCTGGAGCCAGTGTCCCGCACCTACCAGTACCGGAAGGTGATGAAGCCGATGCTGGAGCGGAAGCGCCGGGCGCGCATCAACCGCTGCCTCGATGAGCTGAAGGAGCTGATGGTGTCGGCGCTGCAGTCCGAGGGCGAGAACGTGGCCAAGCTGGAGAAGGCCGACATCCTCGAGCTGACCGTGCGCCACCTGCACAAGCTGCGCCGCCAGCAGCGTCTCGCCGCCAACCCCGTCATCGATGCCGACCGCTTCCGGGCCGGGTTCACCCATGCCGCCAACGAGGTGTCCCGCTGTCTCGCCTCCACGCCCGGCGTCGACATCAAGCTCGGAACCAAGCTGATGACGCACCTCGGCCACCGGCTGAACGATCTCGACAAAGTGTCCCCGCTGTCGGTGCACGTGGAGTCGCCCGGATCGCCCACACCGGGCGGAGCCCCGACCACCGCCTCGCCCCCGATCTCCCCCTTCTCGGCCGCCTCGTCCTCGGCCGGCGATGTGCAGATGTACCCGATGCCGCTGACGCCCCAGTCGTACCGCAGCGAGGAGTCCTCCTCTCTGCTGCTCGCCCCCTCGACCACCCCGTCGCCGAACCCGAGCGAGTGCGACGccgaccatcaccaccatcagacCGGCGGTCTGCTGAAGATCCAACAGTCCGGCGAGCCGGTCTGGCGGCCCTGGTAA